In a single window of the Methanomicrobia archaeon genome:
- a CDS encoding ABC transporter ATP-binding protein: protein MVQLKIKDVAFGYASVPVLKNVSIEVGTQEVLGVLGPNGAGKSTLLKCIDGILTPQTGSILLDGQDIRKMSRIELAKKIGYIPQSLAHAFSATVFDAVLMGRRPHLGWRTSEKDTEKVLETLHMLHIEDLAMRDINELSGGQMQKVFIARALTQEPDLLLLDEPTSNLDIRHQLEVMHTIQSIVKIKGISAIMAIHDLNLAARYADRIVMMNGGTLFSTGEPAFVLTRENIKRVYGVDAEVNQNGGKLYIVPTHALKHYP, encoded by the coding sequence ATGGTGCAATTAAAGATAAAGGATGTCGCATTCGGCTATGCAAGCGTACCAGTACTGAAGAATGTGAGCATAGAGGTAGGTACCCAGGAGGTTTTGGGCGTGTTAGGTCCAAATGGTGCGGGCAAATCCACACTTCTGAAATGTATCGATGGGATTCTGACTCCTCAAACGGGGAGTATTCTGCTTGATGGCCAGGACATAAGAAAAATGAGTCGGATAGAACTGGCTAAAAAAATAGGGTATATCCCCCAGAGCCTCGCACACGCGTTCTCTGCTACCGTCTTCGATGCCGTGCTCATGGGCAGACGCCCGCATCTCGGCTGGCGCACGAGCGAAAAGGACACAGAAAAAGTCTTAGAAACACTGCACATGCTGCATATCGAAGACCTTGCAATGCGCGACATCAACGAGCTGAGCGGCGGCCAGATGCAGAAGGTCTTTATCGCACGAGCACTCACGCAAGAGCCTGATCTGCTTCTGCTTGATGAGCCCACGTCTAATCTTGACATTCGACATCAGCTTGAAGTGATGCACACGATACAGAGCATCGTGAAGATAAAGGGAATCTCAGCAATCATGGCGATCCACGACCTCAATTTAGCGGCACGCTACGCCGATCGTATAGTCATGATGAATGGTGGTACCCTTTTCTCTACTGGTGAGCCCGCTTTTGTCCTGACACGAGAGAATATAAAGCGTGTTTACGGTGTGGATGCTGAGGTGAACCAGAACGGCGGGAAGCTTTATATCGTACCGACACACGCACTCAAGCACTATCCTTAA